One segment of Streptomyces sp. YIM 121038 DNA contains the following:
- a CDS encoding sugar ABC transporter permease yields the protein MALFLAGPIGYCAYIAFTDLQLTGQAHESFVGFENFRTAFGDEDFLNAVWLTLVFTFLSSVLGQNTLGLALAVLMRRASKPVRTVTGAVVVTAWVLPEVVAGFLLYAFFRRDGTLNAVLDVLHLPSQNWLFTLPILAVSFANMWRGTAFSMLVYSAALSEIPREVTEAAEVDGAGGWRRMWHITLPMIRRSIGTNLMLNTLQTLSVFGLIWVMTRGGPGNRSQTLPLFMYEQAFQKSMIGYGTAVALLLLLVGSLFSLLYMRLLRTEV from the coding sequence ATGGCGCTGTTCCTGGCGGGCCCCATCGGCTACTGCGCGTACATCGCCTTCACCGACCTCCAGCTGACCGGCCAGGCGCACGAGAGCTTCGTCGGCTTCGAGAACTTCCGCACGGCCTTCGGCGACGAGGACTTCCTCAACGCGGTGTGGCTGACGCTCGTCTTCACGTTCCTGTCCTCGGTCCTCGGGCAGAACACGCTCGGCCTGGCGCTCGCCGTCCTGATGCGGCGGGCCTCCAAGCCGGTGCGCACCGTCACGGGGGCCGTCGTCGTCACGGCGTGGGTGCTGCCCGAGGTCGTCGCGGGCTTCCTCCTGTACGCCTTCTTCCGCCGCGACGGCACCCTCAACGCGGTCCTCGACGTGCTCCATCTGCCGTCCCAGAACTGGCTGTTCACCCTGCCGATCCTGGCGGTGTCGTTCGCCAACATGTGGCGCGGCACGGCCTTCTCGATGCTGGTCTACTCGGCGGCGCTGAGCGAGATCCCGCGGGAGGTCACCGAGGCCGCGGAGGTCGACGGCGCGGGCGGCTGGCGCCGGATGTGGCACATCACGCTGCCCATGATCCGCCGCTCCATCGGCACGAACCTGATGCTCAACACCCTCCAGACGCTGTCCGTCTTCGGGCTGATCTGGGTGATGACGCGCGGCGGCCCCGGCAACCGCAGCCAGACGCTGCCGCTGTTCATGTACGAGCAGGCCTTCCAGAAGAGCATGATCGGCTACGGCACGGCGGTGGCGCTGCTGCTGCTCCTCGTGGGGTCCCTGTTCTCCCTGCTCTACATGCGCCTGCTGCGCACGGAGGTCTGA
- a CDS encoding extracellular solute-binding protein: MPVRPTASAPLLLATALAAGALTACGGGSGDDPDTVKVSYKQSMDNQIRVMDDYLEAMKKQFEKAHPGKKVKLVPIKAPDAEYYTKVQQMLRSPKTAPDLVYEDTFLINSDITSGYLRPLDPYLEKWKEWPKFIDTAKAAARAEDGKTYGVPDGTDTRGLWFSRDVFKKAGLPQDWRPKNWDEVLDAARTVKDKVPGVVPLNVYTGKPGGETSSMQGLEMLLYGTGKDPVYDPKAKKWVVGSKGFKDALRFVETVYKEKLGPDVEDALDPNMATRVRGEFLPKGKLAINLDGSWLPQDWLKGSGHEWPEWSKELGLAAMPTQGGQAPGKVSMSGGWTWAVPAKADNPELAFRFIETMQTKENAKRWYIANSGISVREDVAKDPEYVKAQPGIRFFTDLVAVTHYRPAYPAYPKVSTAMQEAMEKVTTGDGSVDDAARGYDDEVRSATDGKVIER, from the coding sequence GTGCCCGTGCGCCCCACCGCTTCCGCTCCTCTCCTCCTCGCGACCGCGCTCGCCGCCGGTGCCCTCACCGCGTGCGGCGGCGGCTCCGGTGACGACCCGGACACCGTGAAGGTGTCGTACAAGCAGTCCATGGACAACCAGATCCGGGTGATGGACGACTACCTGGAGGCCATGAAGAAGCAGTTCGAGAAGGCGCATCCGGGCAAGAAGGTGAAGCTGGTGCCGATCAAGGCGCCGGACGCCGAGTACTACACGAAGGTGCAGCAGATGCTGCGCTCCCCGAAGACCGCGCCCGACCTCGTCTACGAGGACACCTTCCTCATCAACTCCGACATCACCAGCGGGTACTTGAGACCCCTCGACCCGTATCTGGAGAAGTGGAAGGAGTGGCCGAAGTTCATCGACACGGCCAAGGCCGCCGCGCGGGCCGAGGACGGCAAGACGTACGGCGTGCCGGACGGGACGGACACGCGCGGGCTGTGGTTCAGCAGGGACGTCTTCAAGAAGGCGGGCCTGCCGCAGGACTGGCGGCCCAAGAACTGGGACGAGGTCCTGGACGCGGCCCGCACCGTCAAGGACAAGGTGCCCGGCGTCGTGCCGCTGAACGTGTACACCGGCAAGCCCGGCGGCGAGACCTCCTCCATGCAGGGCCTGGAGATGCTCCTGTACGGGACGGGCAAGGACCCGGTGTACGACCCGAAGGCCAAGAAGTGGGTCGTGGGCAGCAAGGGCTTCAAGGACGCCCTGAGGTTCGTCGAGACCGTGTACAAGGAGAAGCTCGGCCCGGACGTCGAGGACGCGCTCGACCCGAACATGGCCACGCGCGTGCGCGGCGAGTTCCTGCCCAAGGGCAAGCTCGCCATCAACCTCGACGGCTCCTGGCTGCCGCAGGACTGGCTGAAGGGCTCCGGGCACGAATGGCCCGAGTGGTCCAAGGAGCTGGGCCTCGCGGCCATGCCCACGCAAGGAGGTCAGGCGCCCGGCAAGGTCAGCATGTCCGGCGGCTGGACCTGGGCCGTCCCCGCGAAGGCGGACAACCCCGAGCTGGCGTTCCGGTTCATCGAGACGATGCAGACGAAGGAGAACGCGAAGCGGTGGTACATCGCCAACTCCGGCATCTCCGTGCGCGAGGACGTCGCGAAGGACCCCGAGTACGTGAAGGCGCAGCCCGGCATCCGGTTCTTCACCGACCTGGTCGCCGTCACCCACTACCGGCCCGCCTACCCCGCGTACCCGAAGGTCTCCACGGCGATGCAGGAGGCCATGGAGAAGGTCACCACGGGTGACGGCTCCGTGGACGACGCGGCGCGCGGCTACGACGACGAGGTCAGGTCGGCCACCGACGGCAAGGTGATCGAGAGGTGA
- a CDS encoding cation:dicarboxylase symporter family transporter, which produces MAVIAAVLIGIAVGFAAPDFAKELKPLGTGFVNLIKMMISPIIFCTIVLGVGSVRQAAKVGKVGGLALAYFVAMSVVALAIGLIVGNILHPGSGMDLTSSDKAAGHDAADEADKGLVDFALGIIPKTMVSAFTQGEVLQTLLVALLVGFALQAMGSTGEPILRGVGHIQKLVFRVLGMIMWAAPVGAFGAMAAVIGETGTDALRALATIMIGFYVTCALFIVLVLGTLLRLVTGVNLFKLLRYLGREFLLILSTSSSESALPRLIAKMEHLGVSRPVVGITVPTGYSFNLDGTMIYLTMASLFIADAMDQPLGIGEQISLLLFMMIASKGAAGVSGSGIAVLASGLQSHKPGLVDGVGLIIGVDRFMSEARALTNFAGNAVATLLIGTWTKEVDRERVALVLDGKLPFDERTLVDDEHGAPPAAEAVPEQVPLEKAPVKA; this is translated from the coding sequence ATCGCCGTCATCGCGGCCGTGCTCATCGGCATCGCGGTCGGCTTCGCCGCGCCGGACTTCGCCAAGGAGCTCAAGCCCCTCGGCACCGGCTTCGTGAACCTGATCAAGATGATGATCTCGCCGATCATCTTCTGCACGATCGTGCTCGGCGTGGGCTCGGTCCGCCAGGCCGCGAAGGTCGGCAAGGTCGGCGGGCTCGCGCTCGCCTACTTCGTCGCCATGTCCGTGGTCGCCCTGGCCATCGGCCTGATCGTGGGCAACATCCTGCACCCCGGCTCCGGCATGGACCTGACCTCGTCGGACAAGGCCGCGGGCCACGACGCGGCCGACGAGGCGGACAAGGGCCTCGTCGACTTCGCGCTCGGCATCATCCCGAAGACGATGGTCTCCGCCTTCACCCAGGGCGAGGTCCTCCAGACCCTGCTCGTCGCGCTCCTCGTCGGCTTCGCCCTCCAGGCCATGGGCAGCACGGGCGAGCCGATCCTCCGCGGGGTGGGGCACATCCAGAAGCTGGTCTTCCGCGTCCTCGGCATGATCATGTGGGCCGCGCCCGTCGGCGCGTTCGGCGCGATGGCCGCCGTCATCGGCGAGACCGGCACGGACGCGCTCAGGGCGCTGGCCACCATCATGATCGGCTTCTATGTGACCTGCGCGCTCTTCATCGTGCTCGTGCTCGGCACGCTGCTGCGCCTGGTCACCGGGGTCAACCTCTTCAAGCTGCTCAGGTATCTGGGCCGGGAGTTCCTGCTCATCCTCTCCACGTCGTCCTCGGAGTCCGCGCTGCCGCGGCTCATCGCGAAGATGGAACACCTGGGCGTGAGCCGCCCCGTCGTCGGCATCACCGTGCCGACCGGCTACTCCTTCAACCTCGACGGCACCATGATCTATCTGACCATGGCCTCGCTCTTCATCGCCGACGCGATGGACCAGCCCCTGGGCATCGGGGAGCAGATCTCGCTCCTGCTGTTCATGATGATCGCGTCCAAGGGCGCCGCGGGCGTCTCCGGCTCCGGCATCGCGGTCCTGGCCAGCGGCCTCCAGTCGCACAAGCCGGGGCTCGTCGACGGCGTCGGCCTCATCATCGGCGTCGACCGCTTCATGAGCGAGGCCCGCGCCCTCACCAACTTCGCGGGCAACGCGGTGGCCACGCTCCTCATCGGTACGTGGACCAAGGAGGTCGACCGGGAGCGGGTCGCCCTCGTCCTCGACGGCAAGCTGCCCTTCGACGAGCGGACGCTCGTGGACGACGAGCACGGGGCGCCGCCGGCGGCGGAGGCCGTGCCCGAGCAGGTGCCGCTGGAGAAGGCGCCGGTGAAGGCGTAG
- a CDS encoding sensor histidine kinase, with product MPQPSRPPRRPRAPRAPRSLAGQLFAMQVVLVAVVVAGCALFTYLSDRHQAEEAARRQATAAARAVADAPSVREAIRGDDPSRALQPYASRVQRDTGVAFVTIMDRRGIRWTHPDPARIGQRFLGHTAEALRGQTFTETYTGTLGASVRVVTPVHDGGRIVGLVSAGITIDEITAKARGQLVALLGVAAAALVLGAVGTYVINARLRRSTHGMNAAELSRMHDYHEAALHAVREGLLMLDGRRRVALINDAARELLGADEGVVGAYVTDLGLPAPLTGALLDAAPRVDEVHLTADRVLVVNTSPVSGGDRRGTVVTLRDHTELQALTGELTSERGFTRALRSQAHEAANRLHTVVSLIELGRADEAVEFATAELELAQALTDQVVAAVNEPVLAALLLGKAAQANERGVELVISDDTSVDDGELPRTPAARDLVTILGNLIDNAVDAAQGSPSARVTVTVLARPDTLLLRVADTGPGIPEAHREAVFTRGWSTKSPDGRGLGLSLAHQAATRNGGTLTVAESRAGGAEFTATLPLTAPPGPAAEPDSEAAPGSETGAHPAAPPGSEAGARPGVAQGSEAAPGFETGAHPGAAQGSGAGAHPAAAPRPGASPNSEASARREGAQR from the coding sequence ATGCCCCAGCCCTCCCGACCGCCCCGCCGACCGCGGGCTCCGCGCGCCCCGCGCAGCCTCGCCGGTCAGCTCTTCGCCATGCAGGTGGTCCTGGTGGCGGTGGTGGTCGCGGGCTGCGCCCTGTTCACGTACCTCAGCGACCGGCACCAGGCGGAGGAGGCGGCCCGGCGCCAGGCCACGGCGGCGGCGCGCGCGGTCGCGGACGCGCCGTCCGTGCGCGAGGCGATCCGCGGGGACGACCCGTCCCGCGCGCTCCAGCCGTACGCGTCGCGGGTCCAGCGGGACACCGGCGTCGCCTTCGTGACGATCATGGACCGGCGCGGCATCCGCTGGACCCACCCCGACCCGGCCCGCATCGGGCAGCGCTTCCTCGGCCACACGGCGGAGGCGCTGCGCGGGCAGACCTTCACGGAGACGTACACCGGCACCCTCGGGGCGTCCGTGCGCGTGGTCACGCCCGTCCACGACGGCGGCCGGATCGTCGGCCTGGTCAGCGCGGGCATCACCATCGACGAGATCACCGCGAAGGCGCGCGGCCAGCTCGTGGCGCTGCTCGGCGTCGCGGCCGCGGCCCTGGTGCTCGGCGCCGTCGGTACGTACGTCATCAACGCGCGGCTGCGCCGCAGCACCCACGGGATGAACGCGGCCGAGCTGAGCCGCATGCACGACTACCACGAGGCCGCGCTGCACGCCGTGCGCGAGGGGCTGCTCATGCTCGACGGGCGGCGGCGCGTGGCGCTCATCAACGACGCCGCGCGCGAACTGCTCGGCGCGGACGAGGGCGTCGTCGGCGCCTACGTCACCGACCTGGGCCTGCCCGCGCCGCTCACCGGCGCGCTGCTCGACGCGGCGCCGCGCGTGGACGAGGTGCATCTGACGGCGGACCGCGTCCTCGTCGTGAACACCTCGCCGGTCTCCGGCGGCGACCGCAGGGGCACCGTGGTCACCCTCCGCGACCACACCGAACTCCAGGCCCTCACCGGCGAGCTGACCTCCGAGCGCGGCTTCACCCGCGCGCTGCGCTCCCAGGCCCACGAGGCCGCGAACCGGCTGCACACCGTGGTGTCCCTGATCGAACTGGGCCGCGCCGACGAGGCGGTGGAGTTCGCCACGGCCGAGCTCGAGCTGGCCCAGGCCCTCACCGACCAGGTCGTCGCGGCCGTCAACGAGCCGGTGCTCGCGGCGCTGCTCCTCGGCAAGGCGGCCCAGGCCAACGAGCGCGGCGTCGAGCTGGTCATCTCGGACGACACCAGCGTCGACGACGGCGAGCTGCCGCGCACGCCCGCCGCGCGCGACCTCGTCACCATCCTCGGCAACCTCATCGACAACGCCGTCGACGCGGCGCAGGGCTCCCCGTCCGCCCGCGTCACGGTGACCGTCCTCGCCCGCCCCGACACCCTGCTGCTCCGCGTCGCGGACACCGGCCCCGGCATCCCCGAGGCCCACCGCGAGGCCGTCTTCACCCGGGGCTGGTCCACCAAGTCGCCCGACGGCCGGGGCCTCGGCCTCTCCCTGGCCCACCAGGCGGCCACGCGCAACGGCGGGACGCTGACGGTGGCGGAGTCCCGCGCGGGCGGCGCGGAGTTCACGGCGACGCTCCCGCTCACCGCCCCACCGGGCCCTGCCGCCGAGCCGGACTCCGAAGCCGCGCCGGGCTCCGAAACCGGGGCGCACCCCGCCGCCCCACCGGGCTCCGAGGCCGGGGCACGCCCCGGAGTCGCGCAGGGCTCCGAAGCCGCGCCGGGCTTCGAAACCGGGGCGCACCCCGGAGCCGCGCAGGGCTCCGGAGCGGGGGCGCACCCCGCCGCCGCGCCGCGCCCCGGAGCCTCTCCGAACTCCGAAGCCTCCGCGCGTCGAGAAGGGGCCCAGAGATGA
- a CDS encoding response regulator, with product MTEPAPAPIRVLVVEDDPVAADAHVLYVNRVPGFEATATAHTAAEARRALDRGPVDLILLDLNLPDGHGLSLARSLRAAGHKADVIAVTSARDLTVVREGVSLGVIQYVLKPFTFATLRDRLTRYAEFRSAAGEATGQDEVDRALATLRAPAPATLPKGLSGPTLERVTRTLRDAPPEGLTAATAADLTGLSRITARRYLEHLVDTARAARNPQYGQVGRPELVYRWLPPS from the coding sequence ATGACCGAGCCCGCGCCCGCCCCCATCCGCGTCCTCGTCGTCGAGGACGACCCCGTCGCCGCCGACGCCCACGTCCTGTACGTCAACCGGGTACCGGGCTTCGAGGCCACCGCGACCGCCCACACCGCCGCCGAGGCGCGCCGCGCGCTCGACCGCGGGCCCGTCGACCTGATCCTCCTCGACCTGAACCTCCCCGACGGCCACGGCCTGTCCCTGGCCCGCAGTCTGCGCGCCGCCGGGCACAAGGCGGACGTCATCGCCGTCACCTCCGCCCGCGACCTGACCGTCGTCCGCGAAGGCGTCTCCCTCGGCGTCATCCAGTACGTCCTGAAGCCCTTCACCTTCGCCACCCTGCGCGACCGGCTCACGCGCTACGCCGAGTTCCGCAGCGCGGCGGGCGAGGCCACCGGGCAGGACGAGGTCGACCGGGCCCTCGCGACCCTGCGCGCCCCGGCGCCCGCCACCCTGCCCAAGGGCCTGAGCGGCCCCACCCTGGAGCGCGTCACCCGCACCCTGCGCGACGCCCCGCCCGAGGGCCTGACCGCCGCGACCGCCGCCGACCTCACGGGCCTGTCCCGCATCACGGCCCGCCGCTACCTGGAGCACCTGGTCGACACGGCCCGCGCGGCCCGCAACCCCCAGTACGGCCAGGTGGGCCGCCCGGAACTGGTCTACCGCTGGCTGCCGCCGTCCTGA
- a CDS encoding DUF397 domain-containing protein: MQPVPRRLTATELAPDYAWFKSSYSDGTGQNCIEVADLAGQVGGGVGIRDSKDPEGPALVLGRPAWAAFVAGVVQDGGSQR, from the coding sequence ATGCAACCCGTGCCCCGTCGCCTGACAGCAACTGAACTCGCCCCCGATTACGCCTGGTTCAAGTCGTCGTACAGCGACGGGACAGGTCAGAACTGCATAGAGGTCGCCGATCTCGCCGGCCAAGTCGGCGGCGGTGTCGGCATACGTGACTCCAAGGACCCCGAAGGGCCCGCCCTGGTGCTCGGGCGGCCTGCCTGGGCCGCCTTCGTGGCGGGGGTCGTTCAGGACGGCGGCAGCCAGCGGTAG
- a CDS encoding helix-turn-helix transcriptional regulator, with product MAAKRGRTGQRLELGLQLRQLRESAQLTRKQAVQGLRISEASLLRIENGDLNFRNVGDLRKLLTKCGVHDEDVVESLVNLNRESGRQDWLTQFRGLMPAGLPGFVGLEPEARGMRAYHPTLVYGLLQTKRYAQTLLELHKPVEETTSEFVRTSLEVRMRRQEVLTREDPVKLRVILGEAALRYPVGGADVMGEQYEKLVHMSSWEHITIQVLPFRKGYRSTNDFAILDLGDQLPARVQIDSAWGATHTSDKRREVDRFIRRFDAMAASALPPEDTPHFLRQLERDATRAPSPDSN from the coding sequence ATGGCAGCCAAACGCGGGCGCACCGGCCAGAGGCTGGAACTCGGCCTTCAGCTGAGGCAGTTGCGGGAGAGCGCTCAGCTCACACGGAAGCAAGCGGTGCAAGGGCTGCGGATCTCGGAGGCCTCGCTGCTTCGCATCGAGAACGGTGACCTGAACTTCCGCAACGTAGGCGATCTGCGCAAGCTGCTCACCAAGTGCGGCGTCCACGACGAGGACGTCGTCGAGTCCCTGGTCAACCTCAACCGGGAGTCAGGACGCCAGGACTGGCTGACGCAGTTCCGCGGTCTCATGCCCGCCGGACTGCCCGGCTTCGTCGGCCTGGAACCCGAAGCCCGCGGCATGCGCGCGTACCACCCGACGCTTGTCTACGGGCTGCTCCAGACGAAGCGCTACGCACAGACCCTGCTCGAGCTCCACAAGCCCGTCGAGGAGACGACCTCGGAGTTCGTCCGCACTAGCCTGGAAGTACGGATGAGGCGCCAAGAGGTACTCACCCGAGAGGACCCGGTCAAGCTCCGCGTGATCCTCGGGGAGGCCGCTCTGCGCTACCCGGTCGGAGGAGCCGACGTCATGGGCGAACAGTACGAGAAGCTGGTGCACATGTCGTCCTGGGAACACATCACGATCCAAGTGCTCCCGTTCCGGAAGGGCTACCGCTCCACCAACGACTTCGCCATCCTCGACCTCGGCGACCAGCTACCGGCGCGGGTCCAGATCGACAGTGCCTGGGGAGCGACCCACACATCGGACAAGCGCCGTGAAGTCGACCGCTTCATCCGACGGTTCGACGCCATGGCAGCTTCAGCTCTGCCGCCCGAGGACACCCCCCATTTCCTGCGCCAACTCGAAAGGGATGCAACCCGTGCCCCGTCGCCTGACAGCAACTGA
- a CDS encoding ATP-binding protein, whose translation MTNPTAPAPPPSPSSEPPHTWSTSYPLTPAAAALARQGTRGRLAAWRWGGDVDDAVLVVSELVANAARHGHVPGHHLWLRLAVTAHGGLVVDVSDPVGEFPGFESAAPRGEGGRGLLVVRQLAQDVGWFPRQGRGKTVRALLARRG comes from the coding sequence ATGACGAACCCCACGGCACCGGCACCCCCACCTTCACCGTCGAGCGAACCCCCACACACCTGGTCCACGAGCTACCCCCTGACCCCCGCGGCCGCGGCCCTCGCCCGACAGGGCACGCGGGGGCGGCTCGCCGCGTGGCGGTGGGGCGGGGACGTCGACGACGCCGTGCTCGTCGTGTCCGAGCTGGTCGCCAACGCCGCCCGGCACGGGCACGTCCCGGGCCACCACCTGTGGCTGCGGCTCGCCGTCACGGCGCACGGCGGCCTGGTCGTCGACGTGTCGGACCCGGTGGGGGAGTTCCCCGGCTTCGAGTCGGCGGCCCCGCGCGGGGAGGGCGGCCGGGGCCTGCTCGTCGTACGCCAACTCGCCCAGGACGTGGGCTGGTTCCCCCGCCAGGGCCGGGGCAAGACGGTCCGCGCGCTGCTGGCCCGCAGGGGCTAG
- a CDS encoding TetR/AcrR family transcriptional regulator, translated as MSRTKPTPPRGGSTGAGPATAGAGPATAGGGTSGTPGARTGAASAAAARADANRRRILDVAHTELTRDPDASMDQIARGAGVVRRTVYGHFPSRDALVTALLDEAVEAVMAAHRAAYANADDPARAVAAAMLGVWRVTDRYRLLLSLAQRAVTMDGIRERLAPMNAAGAAMFQRALDEGRFTTTVPPRALVYVLESIVFGLMEAVNDGAIDADEAGRAAPITFLTAAGLPLPEATALVNEVASGLA; from the coding sequence ATGAGCCGTACGAAGCCGACGCCGCCGCGCGGCGGGTCCACCGGGGCGGGGCCTGCCACCGCTGGGGCCGGACCCGCCACCGCCGGGGGCGGGACCTCTGGGACGCCCGGGGCCAGGACCGGGGCCGCGAGCGCCGCCGCGGCCCGCGCCGACGCCAACCGCCGCCGCATCCTCGACGTCGCCCACACCGAGCTGACCCGGGACCCGGACGCGTCCATGGACCAGATCGCCCGGGGCGCCGGGGTGGTGCGCCGCACGGTCTACGGCCACTTCCCGAGCCGCGACGCGCTGGTCACCGCCCTCCTCGACGAGGCCGTCGAAGCGGTGATGGCCGCGCACCGCGCCGCCTACGCGAACGCCGACGACCCGGCGCGCGCCGTCGCCGCCGCGATGCTCGGCGTCTGGCGCGTCACCGACCGCTACCGCCTGCTGCTCTCCCTCGCACAGCGCGCGGTGACCATGGACGGCATCCGCGAACGCCTGGCCCCCATGAACGCGGCGGGCGCCGCGATGTTCCAACGCGCCCTGGACGAGGGCCGGTTCACCACCACGGTGCCGCCGCGCGCCCTCGTCTACGTCCTGGAGAGCATCGTCTTCGGCCTGATGGAGGCGGTGAACGACGGCGCGATCGACGCGGACGAGGCGGGCCGCGCGGCCCCCATCACCTTCCTGACAGCAGCGGGCCTGCCCCTCCCGGAGGCGACGGCGTTGGTGAACGAGGTGGCCTCGGGCCTCGCCTAG